TGGGCACCGGCAAGGATGGCAAGCCCGTGTACCTGCGCGATATCTGGCCCAGCCAGCAGGAGATCGCCGAGGCCGTGGGCAATGTCGACACGCGCATGTTCCACAAGGAATACGCCGAAGTATTCGCCGGCGACGCCCAATGGCAGGCCATCGAGGTGCCCAAGGCGGCCACCTATGTCTGGCAGGACGATTCCACCTATATCCAGCACCCGCCGTTCTTCGACGACATCAGTGGTCCACTGCCGGAAATCGGCGATATCCACGGCGCGCGCATCCTTGCCCTGCTCGGCGACTCGGTGACCACAGACCATATCTCCCCGGCTGGCAACATCAAGGCCGACAGCCCGGCCGGCCGCTACCTGCGCGGCAAGGGCGTGGAACCGCGGGACTTCAACTCCTACGGCTCACGGCGCGGCAACCATGAGGTGATGATGCGCGGCACCTTCGCCAACATCCGCATCCGCAACGAGATGCTCGGTGGCGAGGAAGGTGGCAACACACTGTACGTACCCACGGGCGAGAAACTGTCGATCTACGATGCCGCCATGCGCTACCAGCAGGATGGCACGCCGCTGGTGGTGATCGCCGGACAGGAATACGGCACCGGCTCCAGCCGCGACTGGGCGGCCAAGGGCACCAACCTGCTGGGGGTCAAGGCGGTGCTGGCGGAAAGCTTCGAGCGCATCCATCGCTCCAACCTGGTGGGCATGGGCGTGCTGCCGTTGCAGTTCAAGGCTGGCGACGACCGCAAGCGCCTCGGGTTGACCGGCAAGGAACGCATCGATGTGCTGGGCCTTGGCGGCGCGCAGATCCGCCCGGGCATGAGCCTGCCGGTGCGCATTACCCGCGAGGACGGACGCCAGGAGCAGATCGAGGTACTGTGCCGGATCGATACCCTCAATGAGGTGGAGTACTTCAAGTCGGGAGGGATCCTTCATTATGTGCTGCGGCAATTGATCGCAGGGTAAGGCCCCATCGCGGGGCAAGCCCGCTCCCACGCAATGTGGGGGCTTGCCCCGCGTGGCTGATTTCAGGTGTCCTGACGGCCAAACGAGGAGTCCTACCCTCCTCGGATTCACCGGCACTAAGGAAATGTCATGCCTCTTCCCCATTGGATCGCCCTGATCCTGCTCGCCCTCGGCTATGCGATCGCCCTGACCTACGGCAGCCTCGGTCTCGCTGCCCTGCCCGCCTTGCTCGCCCTGCTGTGCAGTGCCCTGCTCGCTCGACGTCCGGTACGCTGGCAACAAAGCCTCGGCCACCTGTTGTTCATCCTCCTGGCCATCGCCCTGGCCTTGCACTGGCTACCCGGCTTCCACAGCGCCAAGGTGATCGACAAGGCCGTGCTCAGCGACGGCGCCGTGCCCTTCTCCCTGTACCTCAACCTCGACAAGCCCCTGATCGGCCTGTGGTTGCTGCTGGCCTGCCCGTGGCTGATCATGCTGCGCCCACGCGGCCTGTTGCCGGGCCTGGCGCTGACCCTGCCCCTGACCCTGCTCGCCTGCCTGGGCGGCGCCTGGGCCCTGGGCATGGTGGCCTGGGCACCGAAATGGCCCGACCAGGCCTGGCTGTGGCTGCTGAACAACCTGCTACTGGTAAGCCTGACCGAGGAA
This window of the Pseudomonas mosselii genome carries:
- a CDS encoding CPBP family intramembrane glutamic endopeptidase produces the protein MPLPHWIALILLALGYAIALTYGSLGLAALPALLALLCSALLARRPVRWQQSLGHLLFILLAIALALHWLPGFHSAKVIDKAVLSDGAVPFSLYLNLDKPLIGLWLLLACPWLIMLRPRGLLPGLALTLPLTLLACLGGAWALGMVAWAPKWPDQAWLWLLNNLLLVSLTEELLFRGYIQGGLQRLFRHEGLALLVAALLFGLAHLAGGWQWFYLATLAGVGYGLAYRHGGLATAVLCHTCVNLAHFAAFSYPMLAPH